Proteins found in one Gadus macrocephalus chromosome 23, ASM3116895v1 genomic segment:
- the LOC132452919 gene encoding CYFIP-related Rac1 interactor B-like has translation MGNLLKVLTCTDLDQEPNFFLDFENATPTEAEREVWLQVDVVLKDARGILDELQAYKGAGQEIREAIQNPNDDVLQDQAWAAVVPLVGKLKKFYQFSQRLGTYRSPPQLPVSVMTSSCRASPDTLPFPSVSVPLQPPSVPRSSSRVPWYRPPSCGEHSGVQCMFCLFLSHNVLFVCACPMQMTNPAIQNDFSYYRRTLSRMRINNLPAEGENEVNNELANRISLFYADATPMLKTLSDGTTKFVSENKNVPIENTTDCLSTMASVCKVMLETPEYRSRFTNEETVSFCLRVMVGVIILYDYVHPVGAFAKSSKIDMKGCIKVLKDQPPGSVDGLLNALRYTTKHLNDESTNKTIKLMLQ, from the exons ATGGGGAACCTCCTGAAGGTGCTGACCTGCACCGACCTGGACCAGGAGCCCAACTTCTTCCTGGACTTTGAGA ATGCGACGCCcacggaggcagagagggaggtgtGGCTGCAGGTGGACGTGGTGCTGAAGGACGCCAGAGGGATCCTGGACGAGCTGCAGGCCTACAAGGGAGCGGGCCAGGAGATCCGAGAG GCCATCCAGAACCCAAACGACGATGTTCTGCAGGATCAGGCGTGGGCCGCCGTGGTTCCGCTGGTGGGGAAACTCAAGAAGTTCTACCAGTTCTCCCAGAGATTAGGTACGTA TCGTAGCCCCCCTCAG CTTCCTGTCAgcgtgatgacatcatcatgtcgGGCATCGCCAGACACCCTCCCGTTTCCCTCCGTCTCTGTTCCCCTACAGCCTCCCTCTGTACCGCGCTCCTCCTCTAGGGTCCCTTGGTACCGCCCCCCTTCCTGTGGTGAACACAGTGGTGTACAGtgtatgttttgtttgtttctatCTCATAacgtgctgtttgtgtgtgcgtgtcccatGCAGATGACCAACCCGGCCATCCAGAACGACTTCAGCTACTACCGGAGGACGCTGAGCCGGATGAGGATCAACAACCTACCG GCGGAAGGGGAGAACGAGGTGAACAACGAGCTGGCCAATCGGATCTCTCTGTTCTATGCCGATGCCACGCCCATGTTGAAGACGCTGAGCGACGGCACCACCAAGTTCGTGTCGGAG AACAAGAACGTCCCCATTGAGAACACGACGGACTGCCTCAGTACCATGGCCAGCGTGTGCAAAGTCATGCTGGAGACGCC gGAGTACCGCAGCCGCTTCACCAACGAGGAAACGGTGTCGTTCTGTTTGCGCGTGATGGTGGGCGTCATCATCCTCTACGACTACGTCCACCCGGTCGGGGCCTTCGCCAAATCCTCCAAGATAGAC ATGAAAGGTTGCATTAAGGTCCTCAAAGACCAGCCGCCGGGCAGCGTGGACGGCCTGCTCAACGCTCTCAG GTACACGACGAAACACCTAAACGACGAGTCGACCAACAAGACGATTAAGCTCATGCTGCAGTAA